One genomic window of Desulfobulbaceae bacterium includes the following:
- a CDS encoding rhodanese-like domain-containing protein, translated as MKVQRNILTIFSLIALLLITAMANADDTFPVLNTTELKQLLDQKGSEITVVDARNAEEYQEVHIKGAINIPEKIFAENVGLLPTDKTRQIVLYCNGIKCGKSKKAAKKASDMGYTNIQVYAEGMPVWEEKGLPIYAGPDYEKKIETTKIVPKDLQALMQSKAAEVTVVDVRDLSEFQEGHIPGAINIPVAEFASQSGQLDKKNTIIVSCNSGGRSYNAYRKLMKLGYEKIGQAIFQDWKDQGLPVETAAQ; from the coding sequence ATGAAAGTACAGCGAAACATCCTAACCATTTTTTCTCTCATAGCTCTGCTTCTAATTACTGCGATGGCAAATGCTGATGACACATTCCCGGTTCTCAACACGACGGAGCTTAAGCAGCTTCTTGATCAAAAGGGGAGCGAGATTACTGTCGTTGACGCTCGCAATGCCGAGGAATACCAAGAAGTGCACATCAAAGGCGCCATCAATATCCCGGAGAAGATATTCGCCGAAAACGTTGGCCTGTTACCTACTGACAAGACTCGACAGATTGTTCTCTACTGTAATGGCATCAAATGCGGAAAAAGTAAAAAGGCAGCGAAGAAAGCCTCAGACATGGGCTACACCAATATCCAAGTTTACGCCGAGGGCATGCCTGTCTGGGAGGAGAAGGGCCTCCCCATCTACGCCGGCCCTGATTATGAAAAGAAGATAGAAACCACAAAGATTGTCCCAAAGGATCTACAGGCCCTTATGCAAAGCAAGGCGGCTGAGGTCACCGTTGTCGATGTTCGCGATCTTTCGGAGTTCCAGGAAGGACATATCCCTGGGGCCATCAACATCCCGGTGGCAGAATTTGCCTCTCAGTCAGGTCAACTCGATAAAAAAAATACCATTATCGTTAGCTGTAACTCTGGAGGCCGAAGCTACAACGCTTATCGAAAGCTCATGAAACTTGGCTATGAGAAAATCGGCCAGGCGATTTTCCAAGATTGGAAGGATCAAGGTCTGCCGGTGGAAACTGCCGCCCAGTGA